In Phycisphaerales bacterium, the sequence GCACGTGATGTTCAGCCACTATCGCTACTACGACGAGGTCTTTGCCCGCATGATGCGCGACGACTACTCGCTCATCGACCGCGAGAGTTGGGTGCGGATGATGGATCGGTGGATCCCGTACCCGTTCCAGAACAACATCCGTCACCTGCCGCGTGAGGTCGCGTGCGAGTGCCTGCTCGGGCTGGTGCGGGCGCAGGCGTCACGCGAGGGGGCGCTCTCCAAAGCGAAATCCTTTGCCGAGTTCATCGACGCGGTCTTTGGCGATGGGATCGCAACGCGTTTCATGCACCCGTACAACTTCAAGGTCTGGGCGCATCCGACCTCGATGCTGAACAAGCACTGGATCGGCGAGCGCGTCGCTGTCATCGATGTCGAGCGAGCGATCCGCAACGTCGTGCTCGATCAGGACGACTTCGGCTGGGGTCCCAACAACCGGTTCAAGTTCCCCCTGCGGGGCGGCACGGGCGAGTTCTACCGCAGAATCGGCGAGTTCCTGGGGACGACCACGAAGCACGAATCGGCGAATGAGAGGATCGTGCTGGGCAAGCGTGCGATCCGCATCGATCGCCACGCCAAGGTGGTGCATTTCGCCGACGGCACTTCGACCCGTTTCGACCACCTCCTCTCGACGATGCCCCTCGATGTGCTCTGCACGAGCGTGATCCCGGACGCCCCGAAGAACGTGAGGCAGGCCGCGTCGTCGCTCCTGCATTCCTCCGGGCACATGGTGGGCGTGGGAATCAGTCGCCCGTGCCCGAGCACCAAGAGTTGGATGTACTTCCCCGAGGACAACTGCCCCTTCTATCGCGTGACGTACCTGAGCAACTACTCGCCGTTCATGACGCCCGATCGTGAGACGCACTACTCGCTCCTCTGCGAGACGAGCGAGAGCACGCACAAACCGGTAGACGGCGCGACGATCGTCGAGGAGACGATCCGTGGTCTCGAGGCGGCGGGCCTGCTCGAGCAAGGCGAGCGCGACGACATTGTCTCGACCTGGCACTACCACGCCGATTACTCGTACCCCACGCCGAGTCTGGAACGCGACGCGATTCTGGCGGAGGTCATCCCCTGGCTGGAGTCGCAGGGCGTCCACAGCCGGGGGCGATTCGGGATGTGGAAGTACGAGGTCAGCAACACCGACCACTCGCTGATGCAGGGCGTGGAACTCGTGAATCGGCTGCTCCTGGGCGAGCCGGAAACCACGATCGGACTGGTCTACACCGTCACCGCGGATGGACGTGAGGCGGCGAACCACCATCGCCCGAACCCCGCCGGTTCGGGTGATCCCGGGCCGAGGAAGACGCGAGAGTGTGAAATTG encodes:
- a CDS encoding FAD-dependent oxidoreductase yields the protein MHTDPHREASRIVILGAGPAGLGAAYRLKELGHSDFVVYEAGDHVGGLSRSFTDPQGFTWDIGGHVMFSHYRYYDEVFARMMRDDYSLIDRESWVRMMDRWIPYPFQNNIRHLPREVACECLLGLVRAQASREGALSKAKSFAEFIDAVFGDGIATRFMHPYNFKVWAHPTSMLNKHWIGERVAVIDVERAIRNVVLDQDDFGWGPNNRFKFPLRGGTGEFYRRIGEFLGTTTKHESANERIVLGKRAIRIDRHAKVVHFADGTSTRFDHLLSTMPLDVLCTSVIPDAPKNVRQAASSLLHSSGHMVGVGISRPCPSTKSWMYFPEDNCPFYRVTYLSNYSPFMTPDRETHYSLLCETSESTHKPVDGATIVEETIRGLEAAGLLEQGERDDIVSTWHYHADYSYPTPSLERDAILAEVIPWLESQGVHSRGRFGMWKYEVSNTDHSLMQGVELVNRLLLGEPETTIGLVYTVTADGREAANHHRPNPAGSGDPGPRKTRECEIEAKAGPRTVHAAPKSLYSRGLSEDELGVSGSEG